The genomic window GTTGACATAGAACTGTTTCAATTTTAGTTGAATGATGTACATCTCTAGTCGCTGACAACACTGGCTCCTGCTGTTCTTCGACCAGCTCCAGTTGTGAAATAACACCGTTTATGTCTCCCCCTCTGTACCAACAGGATGAAGAGGTGGATTCCTGTTCATGGAGAAAGAAAGCTGTCATcttcatttattgattttctCAAGTCTTGACCTACTTAACTTGTACCAACTCCCAAGCACGATCCAGTCATCATGTTTTCTATTTGTTTCAATTCTATGTTGGAATTACACAGGAAGAATGAAAAGTAGCGTTAGAACATGTCACAAGTGAATCTGGCACACAATTTCATCTTGAAGCGAAACGTGTTTGTTTCCATATTTGGCCAGCCATTTAATCTTCATGttaaaacaaaaggaaacaGTGGGAAATATTTGCTGAAATTACAAAATGCCAGCTCCTGTTCAATTGTTAAAATCTTTTATAATTTGCTTTTTCTTCAGGGCTCACAATTTTAGTCCTCAAAAAAGTCATGAAGCCACGTAGTGGCAAAAGGCCAAATCCGTTGATATGGTATCATttttttgaaagaaagaaaatgatttatagGTTTGTTAGCACGCAACTAGTATGACAATGCATGTAAATAATAGTatatgtcatccatgaaaatgTTAGTATGCTGTTGATACTGTGATTGTCTAGAAAGGAAAAAGGGGTAGGTCATATAAATAGCCCACTTGATTCTATGGGTGCCCAAAATAAGTACAAGAGGAATGCTGGTGAATGTCAGTTTGGAGTCTCTCTGTACGAACTGCTGGTCTATTGTTAGGGAAACAATGTTGTAAGTGGCTAAAAGAATTGGAACATAAATGCCATTGGAAATAAGATGAGTATTAGAAAGGTTCCCACAATTTGACATGTGGTGTGACGATATGATAAAGTTGTTTGACATGTCATCAAGTAAACTTATGTGTCCATTAATTGGTCAAAGTGATTAGTGCCATCTTAGAAATAGGACATTACTCCATCTGGTGTCATGTCCTCATGATCATTTATGTACCCACCCTTTGATGAAAttcaacatgtattttctttttgcaGAGGTGACCACAGTTGTCAAGCAATGGAGGAGCTATGTACATAATGAGTCAAGGTTACCATTGAGACAATGTCGGTCAAACTAGAATTTTCGACAAATTATGATTACAGCTGTCAAACTCTTTTCAGAAGTAACACAAAAACTTTCCATGTTTATTGCAGGAAAAGTGGTCATCAAGATCAATTACTTCTATGTAACTTATGAATGTCTTATCTGATTAGTTATGGCTGTTGTATTGACACATTGTTCTAATGTTCAACCCAGGGTACAGAAGAGCCCCCGTTCCTGTCGGTGGGCACTGAAGTCAGTGCAAAATACCGCGGTGCATTTTGTGAAGCCAAGGTCAAGATAGTCAAGAAGTTGGTGAAGTGTAAGGTAAGAAGCTATAGTATTCTAGATAAATCCCTCTTTGTACATGACATTCTCATGTTCTCCACCATATTGTATTGAGGAGTAATAACTGCTTGTTTGCttattgtattttcaaattgataactTTTTCGATTGTTTTGATTACAACTTAAGAACTCATTAGTCAGCATCATATGTATAGTGTTTTTTGCTTTTGTAGAACTTGTTGGTCAAATAAAAATGTCCCAGCTGACTATATTCAACAATGTAATGGCAAGTTATATTGGTAATTAAGCTTGAAGAAATTCATGGCTGCACTAACAGGACTGCCATTTGCTCTGTTGCATTCCTTCCTCTTGTCAACAACATGAACCACTGCCCACCACAGTGGTAGCCTTCATTAAAGCATATGATTTAACACAAACGTATGGAAAGTTGGCAATGTTTTCAGGTTTCAGAAAATCCCTTGTATATTTTTCCCCTGGGCATGATAAGATAACTGCCACAATGGCACTTTGTTGTATCCAGTAGGTGATCACATTGGTAGTCCCCAAATCAGCCCAACTTGTGAGGCATATTTAAATCATTACATAACTGGCACATAGCCAAATCTACAGCTCAGTGCCCTACCTTCCATAACTTGCACAACTTGGTAATCAGCCCCCATTACAGCATAGCCTGTTCTTTTGTTGTTATATAATCAATGCCTTCAGCAGGATAAGTGCTTTTCCCCGTAATTCTCTTCAAATAGAAGAATTGGCTAAGATAGATAATTTCATTTATGTAATTTTCTTATGTACTTCTTCTCTTACAGGTGACTTTCAAGAATGACAGTTCATCAACACAAATCACAGATGATTGTATCATCAAAGGAACTCTTAGGGTGAGTTATTTACAGAGGTTTGAATAATCATGCCAGACATTGGACGGACCAAACTATTGTTAAGTGAGACACACTAATAAAGTTACATTACATGTTGATGGTCGCATGTTGTACCGCCCCTTTCACCGTAAACAAGCTGAATAAACAATGAAATGAGGTTATGTCCAAAATGTGTTACATGGTGATGTCACTATGTCATGACTTCATAACTACACTCTACTTAAGATGTTTCATCTAGATAAGTTGTATTCACTGAAGTAATGTTAGTTCATGTTAGTATATGGCAAATACATCtcatttgttttgaaattttttaacaATATCCACTGACTACAGTTTCTTTGTGTGAGTTAAAAAGATTCTACCGGAAATGTAAACTTTTCCAAACACATTTTAACTCACTTCTCACCCCTTTTCTTAGGTGGGAGCCCATGTGGAAGTTAAGACTGAAGAGGGACAAGTCAGGGAAGCTGTCATCAACAAAGTGATGGACAGCAGCACCTATACTGTTGGTAGGTTACACTTTCTAGACATTTGATTGGTTTAACTTCagaaaattttctttcttaaatgttttcttttgatGTGGCCACTTTCCACTAGCTATAGTAAGAATTGTGTTTCCATTTATCAATAATAAagcttgaacttgaagatgTTACCATTCATCCCAATGCCTTCTATGTGTCTGTCTTGGCGCTCATTGTCCATCTTGGTCCTCCCCAGTATTTGACGATGGAGATGAGCGAACATTAAGGAGGACTTCCCTCTGTCTGAAGGGAGAGAAACACTTCAGTGAAAGTGAGGTATGTACAAATGACGttcttttgctttttttaaagtatTCATGTGATACAGTCATCTCACCTTTTGGGCTGTACTTTATTGTAATTTTAGGTTGCATCTCCAATTTGGTTGAAGAAGGTCTCTGTAAATATTCAGTTTTGTCCTTGACCTTTCCATAGTTCAAATATGGCTGATTAGCCATTAACTATTCAGTATTAGCACAAGGGACAAGGTTGCTTCAGTTCAGATCAGGAAACTGAAACTCACTGTTGATTAAAGCAAACACTATTGAACCTTATGATTATTTCACAAGGGGATACCGTTATAAAACAGGTTCCCCACCAAAATGTTTGGTCAACTTCACAACGAAATAAGACTCCTTGTGCATCAAGGAAAATGCGACTTATAGAAATATTTCAATgaccaaaaatgtcattttgtacTGACAATAGTCTTCCTCCATGTAACTGTATCATTTCAGTAATGACAGGCAGCTAAAAAGGCACGTTCATACCCCAAGAATGCCCTTAATTTACTGCGATAACCTATATCATACTACAAGTATGACCAGggccttatgtacatgtacagtctttAACCATACCTCTTTTATCAGACCCTAGACAACCTCCCCCTGACAGACCCAGAGAACTTCGGTACACCGGTTGTGCACGGCAGTAGTAAGGGAAAGCGGCGGCGGCGGCGCTGGGGAACGCCCACCAGGGTCAGCAGTGATGAGGAAAGCGGCGAGGAGGAGACACCCACGCCCAAGAAGTCTGCTTCAAAGTCCAATAAGGAGAAGGAGGTTCGCAAGGTGAgggctttgtttgtttatttgtttgtttatttgtagtGTAACATGCAGTCAGGGCCGTCTAAAGGCTATTTCAAAATGCTAGCCATGTGATGAAGATAGAAAACATCAACTCTGTAAAGCAAAATGTTGACTATCTAAATAATTTCTTGTACAAAGTATGAAATGGTTGCAACTTAACCCATTGGGGTCAGAAGACCAATGGGCttatcatttatttgtttcCAATAAAAGGACATTGGTATAGTATACTTTAGTTACTAATGAAGTCATGTATACTGAGCGGACCGCTCTGGGACGAGTCTGGTACCGCCGAGGACCGCGGGCGGAAGTGGTCTGTCAGAGCGGAGGTGCCGACGGGGGGTGAGCACGTGCGGGCCTGCTCGGGGCCCGTCGGTGGGGCGGGGCTTGCGAGGCCAAGCCAATTagcaaaaatgattttaatcatTATATACATGAATAGTTTCCCATAACTTCTCTGCATCAGGTCAATCCTAAAATGTTATTCCTTTCACCAGGTCCTGTGTGTGGAGTCTACAGATAAGAGAAGAAATTGGTTTCCAGCATTGGTATGTACTGGATCAGATGTAACATTTACTGGTGTTTTTGATGTTAgagccaggattttgattggtTTTTATGCCAGTGCCATTCTAGTTGCATCTACAAGTGGATCAATCAAGTAAAGGTGTTTGTTGTTGTAGATACTTGACTAAAAAGATATCAGTTTTATTGTCTAAGAACCCATCAGTCCATAGTGAGGAAGGGGGTCTGGCATTCATGGTTTTGTAAACATGATTTGAAAACATGATTTGTCCAATTTTCAGTCAGTGACCATGTCAGATTGGAATATAGATTTGACTTACATCTTCTTTTAAAAAACTCTGAGTATGCAGTCATTTTGTGCAACTCAAAAGCAATGCATAAACAGAATGTCtgtgttgctgtttttgtaTGTGATGATATTATTATGAAAGTATGGTATGGACCCATTGCCTGGGGTTATGTTAGAAGCGGGTAACTATAACATGAAAGAGAATGTCTTTTGATGTAGTCTTATTATGTACGGTACCCTTCATTTCCATTGCTTAAGATTTGACCTTGTGTCCCAAACAGGCTGTGAACCCCAGCAGTGCAGATGTGAAGCTTACAAGAGGCAAGGACCAGATAGCAGTGCGGTCATTCAGGGATGGGAAATAGTAGGTCTTATTCTTCAAATTAATGATAATGCAGATGATACAAGCCAGTAAGGCATGGAAATATAAAAGGCAGGCATAACTCTAGCCATTATTTTATATATGTCTGTATATTCTTTTCTGTAAATTATGTTTGCACTCTGCCATGGATGCTATGTACTATTCTTGTGTATTTGTGAGTATTGTTGtagttttctaattttttgataaaaaatgatTTGTGTTGTTCTAACATGTAATTTTCCTTGTAGCCATGTAGTGAACAAGGAGGACACCAGGGAGTTTAACAAGGAGCAGGCAGAGAGGATAGAGAGCCCCTCCCTCAAACCTGGTCAGTATACAGGCATGGTGGAAATGGTTCATGTTTTTATCTTTGTATTTATGTGTGGGAATACTTCAATCCTGAAATGTtagggctaaagggtatctatACAAACTCAAATCCTCAGATTTAACAACATACTTGAAACCACAACTGTTTGTCAACAAGATGTAGGTTGGATAAGATTTGTGTTAGTACATTATTTTGTTCCTGTCCGATAGTACGTGCACAGTGCACAAGTTCTCAAGTAAGCGGTGCTAAGTTCACCTTTTTGTCCACAGCTATTGACTTGGCCATCAAGTACTTGGACACTGGGGACATCCCCACGTCTTGGGACAACAATAAGAAACGCAGCAAGGAGGAGAGTGATGCAGAGGAGGGCAATGAAGTtgaggaggaagatgaggaaGTAAGAGCTGCATGTTTTGATTTGTGATCTTATAATGGTTAGTATTCTTGAGTGATAATGCTGTTAATTTATTGGCAACCTTTTAAGGTCTTCATAGAAAAAGATATTGTGACAAATATTGTAAGCCAAACTTGAACATCTGCAGTGAAATTGTGGGGAAAGGTCACATTCCCCTGATCTTTTATGGTACAGTCTATTAATCTGGGATTCTTGCAAAAATGTCTGTGATGATGAAGATAAATCTGATAGTGAGTGAGCGTGAGTGAGTTGAGTGAGTGTTGATGACTACTGTCTGCGTATCTCAAGATGTaaatttagaaattattaccCTTCTATGTGATGTAAACCAAGCCTGACACTTTGTTTCTGTCCACAGTCCTCTGATGAAGACTCTGAAGAGAAGGAAAAGTTCTTAGAGGATCTATATAGGTTTATGGAAGAGAAAGGTAAGAAATAAATAGCATTCTTCCTATGGACCATGTTGTTGTCCCATTGGTTTGGATGGTGTTGGAAGCTGCTATGTCTTGTGGGATGTATTCTTAAGACTTTTGTTGAACTCTTGCAGGTACTCCCATCACAAAGCCCCCAGTACTGGGGTACAGAGACCTCAACCTGTTTAAGCTGTATGAGATGGTGCAAGGCCAGGGTGGATTTGATGAGGTGAGAATTGTTGCTTGTGTTTCATATCCTATCCTTTTGTTTAGATGTATATTTACCAAGACCTTTTTAAAGAAATAGAAGCTTGTTGTTAGAtcttgttttgaaaattctgttttttatttttttctgattttgtgTTCGTCACAGCACTTTATTACTAGTAAATGTCACAGAACGTTGTACAATGTGTGGCTTATATTAAGTTTCTAACAGAACATTCAGatttgaagactttcaagatgGTGTCCAGATCTAGATATAATGAGTTCGAAGCTGACATTGTAAACTCATATTTCACAATAGATAATTTTGCAACTAACAGCAGTTCATTGATGTACAGAAACCTGTTTAACATATGTAAGTTGTATCCAAAAATGATGTGATGTGAATACAGTGAGAGATATAGAATGACTAAACAAACTTTCCACATAATCCCATAATGGTTTAACAATTTTACAATCAAAGAAAAGGTGCTCTATATATTCTATAATGTCGCAAGAAATACTGATTGTTGATTTGAAGAGGAAACACCTTAAATATATCATGTCTGCATCAAACATAGAAAAATGTGTTTAATGTCTTGTTCCATTTCCCAGGTGACAAAAGACGGTGGACAGTGGAAGGAGCTGTACAGTAAGATGGGGATTCCAGCACAGCACTCTGCAGCCTCGCACAATATCAAAGCTGCCTACAAGAAGTGAGTCCGATACTATTATTTTCTAAAGTACATTGTTGGAAAGACTTCAAATGGTACATTAGGTCTCTATTGTAAGTAGTATTTAATGAGAACAGTTGACAATGTATTCAAATTATAttatctacaatgtataaaGTATTCTTTTTTCAGAAAAGATTGAAGCTCTTTTGTGATTGAAGCTCTTTTGTTTCACTTATTTCTTAACTCTAAACGATCTGTTGGTATGTTATAGGTACTTGCACGATTATGAGGAGTTCAAGAGGAAGCAGAAGCAGCAGGGCACCCCCAGGGCACGGGGCAGGCCTCCCAAGAGTCCCCGCGGGGCGGACAGGTCTGAGAATAGGGAGGAGGACAGGAAGGacaagaaggaggaggagaagaagaaacaggacaagaaggaagaagacaaaaagaagaagaaggaggaaagtgatgatgaGGGAGACGAAGAAAAGGATCAAGAGGAAGAAGCTAGACCAAGGAGGGGGAGGAGGCCATCTTCAGTATGTTTGAATTTATTTCAACTGTGGGCAAAAATAGCTAAGAAACAACTCTTTACTGTAACATTGTAGAAAACTGGCAGAGGGCTAAGCTTTACAAAGGCGTGTAGAAAATTAACCTTATCATAATCTGAAATTTCTTAGAAAGCCTGCTTGTGGACTAATCTTTTATCACTTCTTTCTCCAGCCAAGGCTTACTATTTCATTACATCCTTGGCTTTACTAGTTTATAGATCCTGAGATGTTCCTTATTGCTAATAGAATTTGTAGCAAACCTGAATGTTTTTGGAGGTAACCACAATGTATGCATTTGATGTTTTCAGGCAAGAAGAACACCCGTGCCAGAGAAGAAAGAAGACAAGGACAAAGTGAAGGAGCCTGAAAAGGCTGCAGAGAAGGGCAGTAAACCTAAAGAGAAGGATAAAGACAGCAAAGCTTCCAGTAAATCTGATGATGAATCagaggaagaggaagatgaAGCTGAAGCAACAAAGGAccagaagaaggaggaggaggacgcCTCGTAAGTCCAATTCTTTATTGTGGGTTTGACACTAAAGTGTTCTACATAATGTAACTGCTGGGAGATTAAAGACGGAATTGTTTCTTCTTACAGGTGTTGAAAGCTATCAGTATTGTGGATTAagtggactaggcagcagtagTGCTTCAGACTAGTCTCGCCAATGCCTTGTCTCCAGACTGTTGGAAAACAGTTTTGTCTTTCAGTGTTTTTTGGATTCTGCATAACTTGTTGTAAGTCAAAATTTgggaaatgtttgtttgtttgtttgttttgtgattGTTGTAAACTGTTTGTTCCTGCAGTGATGAGGACGAGAAACATCCCCTGGGAGACTACGGCATTGGGGATAAAATCCGTGTGAAGTACGGGCGTGGCCGACAGCAGAGGATCTACGAGGCCAAGGTGCTGGAGGCTGAGATGGAGGAGGGAGAGCTGATGTACTATGTCCACTATGCAGGATGGAACGTCAGGTCGGTGTTTTCACCATTGAATCATAAGGATTGTTCAATCAAAGGCTGGATGTCTGATTGAGTATAAATTCTAGTTCATGACAGGTTCTAAGCCAAAAGATTTAGAATTATCTGTGCTTGTATTGATACTTGTAGCTACTGAACTCTGGGCAACATTGTAAGTCTGTGTTTAGGTTACCTTGTTGCTATGTTGGGACAAAAATCTGCTATACATGCTAATGTCCTCTTGTAATCTTAGGTATGATGAATGGATCAACCTGGACCGTATTGTTGGGCACATCGACAACAAGTCTGCCAACAAAGGCGGTAAGAAGGGGGAGCCAGTCCACTCAGCAAAGAACGGCAAAACCCCTCCTCCCAACAAAGGCCTGGGGAAGCGGGGACGACCGCCAGGATCCGGCAGGAAGAAGGAAGATGACGACAAGGACGACAAGGAGTCTACAACTTCAGAACCAGCTCCTCCGACCCCAGAGCCTCCCAAGACACAGCTCAAGAAGACCGACAAGACGGTACAAGTGAAAGTGGAGAGATTAGAGAAAATGGAGTCTCCCAGGGTGGCCAGGCTGACAAGGTCCAACAGCACAGCTGATGCAACTCTGCCTTTTGACATTGAAGGTGAGAAGAGGGCAGCAGTTATGATAAAGTCTTAAAGCAAAGTTTAGCTCCTGTCAATACTTACTgtttcactttatcttcacagtagcaaaatttcaaagtgTAAGGAAATTggatattttcactgaacttaaagtTCACGGtggtgatttacagaatgaaggaatcataaataattacaacaggtttttcacaatGATGATAAGATCACGGTACAGGGGTTACcgtaaaaacagtgaacataaagttacagtgaaagaaatgaGAATTACAGTACCAGTAGGTGAGTGCATCTGCAATTCCTGCAGTGAAATAGATAGTTTTGTTGAATAGGAAAGTTGGTATACTGTTGTTCTTCACTGTATTTTTGTAACTTAATGTTAACTGCATGTGTAACTTTTATCTTCTGATGTTCTTCAGCTTTGAAGCCCAAAAGAACAAGGAGAAGTTCAGGCCAAAGTGTCACCGAGCCTCAACCATCAGGTAGACatttttctttacttgtttCTAGCAACCTTGGTATTGCCAGCATATCATATAAAGTTGCCTTGTCTTTGGATGACGATACATGTTTGATTACAATGCAGACACATTTccaggacatgtttactgtcaGGACATTAATTCAGCCTGCCTCAACATACTAAATTTGTAGCTTCTGCAATTATCGGGGGTCAAATGAGCACCGTATAGAGAGAATGGTGCACTGGTCAGATAACAGtctgtgtactgtaaattgtaaatcGTAAATTGTATCAGCAATGACATGAAACCATTTCATGTGTGCAGTATACAGTGGTAAACTGTAGATTACGTCAATTGCTATATGCTTGGACTCTTGTTCTACAGAACCTCCAAGTAGTCCTGAACAGATTGCAGAAGAAGCCGAGGTGGGAGAGGAGAGGGAAGATCACTTTAAGGTAGCTGCAAAAGAAAGGGACGAGAAAACTACAGTTGAGGAGAAGCCAAAAGAGGAAAAATCAAGTACAGAAGTTGCTTCTGTAGATGAAAAGCCTCCCACGGTGGAAGAAAGGGTAGATATCAAGAAAGATGCTGTGAAGGAAGAAGCTGAGACAAAGGAGGCTTTGTTGAAGGAGGGAGACAAGGAGGCTGAGATTGAGAGGGAAGACAGCAAGGAAGGGAAGAAGGAGCAATCGAAGAACAAACGCAGAGAGTCGTcaaccagaaaaaaaaggaggGAGTCAGTAGAGAAGGCACCACCTGAGATTGAAGACACCAGGCAAGAGGTCGTGGACACAACAAAAGAGCTGGACAATGCTGAAAGAGTAActaaggaggaggaggaggaaaaggTTGCCAAAGAACAAGAGATGATGCTGGCTGGTGGCGACACTCAGAAACTTCCTACTGCCAAGGATGATGCAAAGGAGCAGCCGTCTAAGGATGAACAGAAAGAAGATCCTGAAAAGCAAGAAATGCCTCGTGAGGAAAAGGAGGAGGGAGACGTGGAAAAGATGGAGAAGGGAAAGAAGAAATCAGCTAAAAAAGGCAAAGGTCGTAAGTCGGGTGCAGATCAGAAAAGCAAGGCAGCTGAAGAGAGAAGGCATACTAAAGAAGAGCCTTCACAGTCCTCAGAACACACAAGAGAGGAGGACTCGAAAGATACTGTTAAGCCCCAAAATGAAGACCACATCAAGGAAGGGTCATCCCTCTTGCAAGAGGCTCCTAACAGTGTAGCCCTCCCCATAAAAGAAGAAAGGCCCTTTGAAGAAGCAAATAAAGAAGAGGCCCAGGTAAACAGGATATCCCCGCCTGAACCAGTCAGCTCTGCCCCTACTGTCACCCCCAACTCCACCAGGTCCAAGAGAGCGTCCTCTCCCACAGATACTGCATTCACCCCTCCCAGCAAGAAGACCAAAGGCAAGAACGACAAGTCCGACAGGTCATTAGCGAGAAGCGACAGGTCGTCACCGGTACCCGAGGCCAAGTCTAGGAGAGGGAAGACAGACAAAGTGGGTCGCACGTCCCCCCGACAGGACAGGTCGTCACCAGTACCAAGCTCTGGGTCCAACAAGAAGACCAAAAAGGAGAAGGTGGAGAAGGAAAAGGTTGAAAGAATATCCCCCGTTCTGCAGGCTCTGCCTTCCATTGCTGATGCAGTGAAAAGTGATCAGGAGAAACAAGTGCCAGAGAAGGCCCTGAAGAAGGAGCCGGAGGACAACAGAACACCTCCAGTTCTCAACGGCCTTCCACCCACCCCTCCGGGCATCGCCCCTCCCAGCATTCCAGCCACGTCTGTGCCCGAGGAAAAGTCCGAGCCCCCCACATTAGAGGAGGCTTTGCCGCCAAGAGGCCAGGAAGAAAGCAAAAGCACTAAAAATGAGATGGACATGAACCTTGAGTTGGACAGTGTGAGTGAACAGCCAGGCGTGGGCAACGAGTCCCCCGTACAGGACAGCAGCACGGCCTCCTCCAGTAGTATCGGCAGCGGGAACATGCCCACCAACGGGAGCACCAGCGCCAGCGGAACGGAGGCGGTGACGCCCAGCAGGAAAAGGAAGCACGAGGACGTGGACAGTGCGGGCAGCAAGCGGAAACGCAAGCACCACAGACACAAGAAGGGGCGGCACCACAAACACAACGACGTGAATTGCAGCGACAGCGAGTCTTCGGAGAAGGACAACAAGGATTCCCACCACAAGCACAATGGCAGCTCTCCTCGGAAACGGTCCAGGTCTCCCTCAGATCCCACGTCACCATCCAGGCCTCCCAAGTTCCACTTCAGTGTTGAAGGTAAGCCCGAAGATTGCTTGGTCTTTTTCTTTAAACTGACAAGTATTTTTTGCAGATGTCAGTGTTATCTTTTGTTATGTATGCTAAGTGATTTCCAGTGTCCTAATGTGAAAGGATTTCTTGACGGATTTTCACAACATAAGTTATCTGAAATTTTTACAACTGCAACTCAGTCCAATTCATTAAACTTTATAATAATCCTGGCAAGAAGCCTACAGACTTTGTCCTTGATGAAACCTCTATTTTCCTTGACAGAATCCCTGAGGTACCAGGGAGATGCCAGGATAGACTTTCTACAGACGAAACTGCAGGAGATGAAGACAATCTATGGAGCCCTGAAATCTGAGGTGGCCTCCATCGACCGCAAGAAGAAGAGGCATAAGAGGAAAGAGCGAGAACGGGCAGAGAGAGAAGGTATTCAGGCCATATAAACTGTTGTGTACTTGTACTTGCTGTTAAAAGTAATCCCTACCCATACATTTGATTGCCACTCACCATGTGACGTTtctaatgaaagctcatctgtgttggtagagtacatacCATAAAGTTTAGAGCTTTAATCCAACACAAATAAGGGACTCACCCTGAATTTTCAGTCAGAACTCCAACCTTCCTCAGATGTTTGATTTACCCTCAGATGTGAGGTTTCTGTCGCTCAAATTGAACGGAATGTCATCATTTTTATCACATGATTTAGCATGGTAAATTTGCCTATGGTTGGAAAACTTCTTCAAGCCAACTAACATTCATTGACTGCAATCACTAGCAACATTGTCACACTGGCTGGAACTCCTGTTCCACTTTATTGACTTGTCCATTCTCCTCTTGCAGCAGCTCAGACTTTGGCATCGGCAGCCCACAAGACCACCTCTGGTAACGTGAGCAGTGTCAGCAGTCCTTCCACAGTGTCGGTGGAGTGCAGATAGGCCTCGTCCACTCCACCAGCTCTTCCAAAGAGC from Branchiostoma lanceolatum isolate klBraLanc5 chromosome 4, klBraLanc5.hap2, whole genome shotgun sequence includes these protein-coding regions:
- the LOC136433053 gene encoding AT-rich interactive domain-containing protein 4B-like isoform X1; this translates as MLGTEASLARPHVTTDQSAPGTPHVKLLFRSLFPGELSSETRQFCKFSRRFLGIPSVNFHQYCVRVSEHCLEPLGRVGSKSVQGPMGTEEPPFLSVGTEVSAKYRGAFCEAKVKIVKKLVKCKVTFKNDSSSTQITDDCIIKGTLRVGAHVEVKTEEGQVREAVINKVMDSSTYTVVFDDGDERTLRRTSLCLKGEKHFSESETLDNLPLTDPENFGTPVVHGSSKGKRRRRRWGTPTRVSSDEESGEEETPTPKKSASKSNKEKEVRKVLCVESTDKRRNWFPALAVNPSSADVKLTRGKDQIAVRSFRDGKYHVVNKEDTREFNKEQAERIESPSLKPAIDLAIKYLDTGDIPTSWDNNKKRSKEESDAEEGNEVEEEDEESSDEDSEEKEKFLEDLYRFMEEKGTPITKPPVLGYRDLNLFKLYEMVQGQGGFDEVTKDGGQWKELYSKMGIPAQHSAASHNIKAAYKKYLHDYEEFKRKQKQQGTPRARGRPPKSPRGADRSENREEDRKDKKEEEKKKQDKKEEDKKKKKEESDDEGDEEKDQEEEARPRRGRRPSSARRTPVPEKKEDKDKVKEPEKAAEKGSKPKEKDKDSKASSKSDDESEEEEDEAEATKDQKKEEEDASDEDEKHPLGDYGIGDKIRVKYGRGRQQRIYEAKVLEAEMEEGELMYYVHYAGWNVRYDEWINLDRIVGHIDNKSANKGGKKGEPVHSAKNGKTPPPNKGLGKRGRPPGSGRKKEDDDKDDKESTTSEPAPPTPEPPKTQLKKTDKTVQVKVERLEKMESPRVARLTRSNSTADATLPFDIEALKPKRTRRSSGQSVTEPQPSEPPSSPEQIAEEAEVGEEREDHFKVAAKERDEKTTVEEKPKEEKSSTEVASVDEKPPTVEERVDIKKDAVKEEAETKEALLKEGDKEAEIEREDSKEGKKEQSKNKRRESSTRKKRRESVEKAPPEIEDTRQEVVDTTKELDNAERVTKEEEEEKVAKEQEMMLAGGDTQKLPTAKDDAKEQPSKDEQKEDPEKQEMPREEKEEGDVEKMEKGKKKSAKKGKGRKSGADQKSKAAEERRHTKEEPSQSSEHTREEDSKDTVKPQNEDHIKEGSSLLQEAPNSVALPIKEERPFEEANKEEAQVNRISPPEPVSSAPTVTPNSTRSKRASSPTDTAFTPPSKKTKGKNDKSDRSLARSDRSSPVPEAKSRRGKTDKVGRTSPRQDRSSPVPSSGSNKKTKKEKVEKEKVERISPVLQALPSIADAVKSDQEKQVPEKALKKEPEDNRTPPVLNGLPPTPPGIAPPSIPATSVPEEKSEPPTLEEALPPRGQEESKSTKNEMDMNLELDSVSEQPGVGNESPVQDSSTASSSSIGSGNMPTNGSTSASGTEAVTPSRKRKHEDVDSAGSKRKRKHHRHKKGRHHKHNDVNCSDSESSEKDNKDSHHKHNGSSPRKRSRSPSDPTSPSRPPKFHFSVEESLRYQGDARIDFLQTKLQEMKTIYGALKSEVASIDRKKKRHKRKERERAEREAAQTLASAAHKTTSGNVSSVSSPSTVSVECR